A window from Frischella perrara encodes these proteins:
- the fliG gene encoding flagellar motor switch protein FliG, whose protein sequence is MILSQTQKSAIVLMTLGEDLAAQVLRYLSTKEVQQISRSMVSMPQLSQEQLKNVLDDCQKTMEECAIFNINTNDYLRSILEKSIGGEKASRLLDDLLAHHDEDTSNGLDMLNYVDASTAVDLVKKEHPQIIATILVHLKRDLAAEILNLFDDQLRNNVMLRIATFGGVEPSALQVLSESLSTLLHGQNIKLNNMGGISTAAEIINLMKSQQEELVIAALREYDNDLAQKIIDEMFLFENLVEVDDRSIQRLLKEVDNETLIIALKGASVELREKFLNNMSQRAATILREDLENRPPVRMSQVETEQKNILVIARRLAETGEVILSRGDDEYV, encoded by the coding sequence ATGATACTTAGTCAAACACAAAAATCAGCAATTGTATTGATGACTTTAGGGGAAGATTTAGCTGCTCAAGTACTACGTTATTTAAGTACTAAAGAAGTACAACAGATTAGTCGTTCCATGGTAAGCATGCCACAATTATCACAAGAACAGCTAAAAAACGTGTTAGATGATTGTCAAAAAACAATGGAAGAGTGTGCGATATTTAATATTAATACCAATGATTATTTGCGCAGTATTCTAGAAAAATCTATTGGTGGAGAAAAAGCTTCCCGCTTACTTGATGATCTTTTAGCGCATCATGATGAAGATACATCTAATGGGTTGGATATGCTTAATTATGTTGATGCTTCAACGGCTGTCGATCTAGTCAAGAAAGAACATCCACAAATTATCGCAACAATATTAGTACACTTAAAACGTGATTTAGCGGCTGAAATTTTAAATCTGTTTGACGATCAACTACGTAATAATGTCATGCTCCGGATCGCCACTTTTGGCGGGGTCGAGCCATCGGCATTGCAAGTCCTGTCAGAATCTTTATCAACCTTATTACATGGACAAAATATCAAGCTTAATAATATGGGCGGCATTAGTACCGCAGCAGAAATCATTAACTTAATGAAAAGCCAGCAAGAAGAATTGGTTATCGCCGCTTTACGTGAATACGACAATGATCTGGCACAAAAAATCATTGATGAAATGTTCTTATTTGAAAATCTGGTTGAAGTTGATGATCGTAGTATCCAACGTTTACTCAAAGAAGTGGATAATGAAACGCTGATCATTGCCCTAAAAGGAGCCTCAGTGGAATTACGCGAGAAGTTCTTAAACAATATGTCACAACGGGCAGCTACTATTTTACGTGAAGATCTTGAAAATCGACCACCTGTACGTATGTCACAAGTTGAAACAGAACAGAAAAATATCTTGGTTATTGCGCGTCGCTTAGCGGAGACAGGTGAAGTGATATTAAGTCGTGGAGATGATGAATATGTATAG
- the fliF gene encoding flagellar basal-body MS-ring/collar protein FliF, with product MNTQTVGNKGSAASNALSFINRLKQNPKMLLLIGGVIVTAIIMMALLWLKEDKYGVLFSNVSNQDGGEIVSQLEKMNIAYQFSAGGSAILIPENKVYDTRLRLAQQGLPKGGAVGFELLDKERFGMSQFTEQVNYQRALEGELSRTISTINSIESARVHLAMPKPSLFVRERKQPTASVTLSLYAGRSLSQGQIDAIIHLIASSVPEMVEDKVTIIDQHGHLLTNEQNRNILLNATQIDFAERIEKRIRDRIVKLVGAVVGNNNVNVQVTADIDFSRQESTMERFDPNSDIANQTIRSKHQTENLQSGNVNGVGGVPGALSNQPVPIASAPIDEAQNENKTTEQTDNQKYSQQRDDTLNFEVNRHIVHSQIPEGRIKRLSVAVLVNYQAIEKAVQSPEDSDDVEEFDESDNPTSTTDYQRLDEEVLNNIEALARQAMGYSSERGDTLTVANLKFTQQPTVDDDGIAFWKTSEFYDAMKTYVQYIVWALIIWVLWRKFIKPIWLKWQNQIFANKNNDDESQNNNEENNRYKAYSRQQQKNFEDSLQQQQYIREMVTKDPRVLALIIRGWMNDKDGQ from the coding sequence ATGAATACCCAAACTGTGGGCAATAAGGGTAGTGCCGCGAGCAATGCACTATCTTTTATTAATCGACTCAAACAAAATCCTAAAATGCTCCTGCTTATAGGTGGTGTCATTGTTACGGCAATTATCATGATGGCATTACTATGGCTAAAAGAAGATAAATACGGGGTTCTTTTTAGTAATGTTAGTAATCAGGATGGTGGTGAAATAGTTAGCCAGCTAGAAAAAATGAATATTGCTTATCAATTTTCTGCTGGAGGCTCTGCGATTCTAATTCCTGAAAATAAAGTCTATGATACGCGCCTACGCTTAGCCCAACAAGGGTTGCCAAAAGGAGGCGCAGTTGGTTTTGAGTTGCTGGATAAAGAACGATTTGGTATGAGTCAATTTACTGAGCAAGTCAATTATCAGCGAGCATTAGAGGGAGAATTATCTCGGACCATATCCACCATTAATAGCATTGAAAGCGCTCGTGTTCACTTAGCAATGCCTAAGCCTTCTTTGTTTGTACGTGAACGTAAACAACCTACCGCTTCTGTAACACTTTCATTATATGCCGGTCGATCATTATCTCAGGGGCAAATTGATGCCATTATTCATTTAATTGCCAGCAGTGTCCCCGAAATGGTAGAAGATAAAGTCACTATTATCGATCAGCATGGACATTTACTAACTAATGAACAAAATCGAAATATTTTACTTAATGCTACACAGATTGATTTTGCTGAACGAATCGAAAAACGAATACGCGATCGCATTGTTAAATTAGTCGGTGCAGTAGTTGGTAATAATAATGTCAATGTTCAAGTTACTGCTGATATTGATTTTAGTCGACAAGAATCAACGATGGAACGGTTCGATCCTAATAGTGATATCGCTAATCAAACTATTCGTAGCAAACATCAAACAGAAAATTTGCAATCAGGGAATGTTAACGGTGTAGGGGGCGTGCCGGGTGCTTTATCTAATCAGCCGGTACCGATAGCAAGTGCACCAATAGATGAAGCGCAAAACGAGAATAAAACAACTGAACAGACGGATAATCAAAAGTATAGTCAACAACGTGATGATACCCTTAATTTTGAAGTTAACCGTCATATCGTACATAGTCAGATTCCTGAAGGAAGAATTAAACGTCTATCAGTGGCAGTATTAGTTAATTATCAAGCGATAGAAAAAGCTGTTCAATCACCAGAGGATAGTGATGATGTTGAAGAGTTTGATGAATCAGACAATCCAACTAGCACTACGGATTATCAGCGACTTGATGAGGAAGTATTAAATAATATTGAAGCATTAGCTCGTCAGGCTATGGGGTATTCATCTGAAAGAGGCGATACACTGACTGTTGCAAATCTAAAATTTACTCAACAGCCAACAGTTGACGATGATGGTATTGCCTTTTGGAAAACTAGCGAGTTTTACGACGCAATGAAAACCTATGTGCAATATATTGTTTGGGCATTAATTATTTGGGTCCTTTGGCGCAAATTCATTAAACCAATTTGGTTGAAATGGCAAAACCAAATTTTTGCAAACAAAAATAATGATGATGAATCCCAAAATAATAATGAAGAAAATAATCGTTATAAAGCTTACAGTAGACAACAGCAGAAAAACTTTGAAGATAGTTTACAACAACAACAGTATATCCGTGAAATGGTGACCAAAGATCCACGTGTATTAGCATTGATTATTCGTGGTTGGATGAATGATAAGGACGGTCAATAA
- the fliE gene encoding flagellar hook-basal body complex protein FliE, with protein sequence MSVQALHGNLNFTLPNLIEVNNARSPSLEGGFLNEFKTALDTISQNQIQAHNQAKAFEMGEPNTSLNEVMVDMQKSVVSLQFGIQVRNKLVAAYQEIMNMNV encoded by the coding sequence ATGTCAGTCCAAGCACTTCATGGCAATCTCAACTTTACACTGCCTAACTTAATCGAAGTTAATAATGCTCGATCTCCTTCTTTAGAAGGCGGTTTTTTAAACGAGTTCAAAACGGCATTAGATACTATTAGTCAAAATCAAATCCAAGCGCATAATCAGGCAAAAGCTTTTGAAATGGGGGAGCCAAATACATCTTTAAATGAAGTCATGGTTGATATGCAAAAATCCGTGGTTTCTTTGCAATTTGGTATTCAAGTCCGCAATAAATTAGTTGCAGCTTATCAAGAAATTATGAATATGAATGTTTAG
- a CDS encoding flagellar protein FliT — MNHILIEKYKQFHTIIESMLTAVRQNEWQIFFALQTQYLTLSEYLSTYDITEILTEDRSQLRITLMESINDILNSQQQLSLLLKAQHTQLGKLIGETVDQQVKINHYHQIATLT; from the coding sequence ATGAATCATATTTTGATAGAAAAATATAAGCAATTTCACACTATAATAGAATCGATGCTTACCGCTGTTAGACAAAATGAATGGCAAATCTTCTTTGCTCTACAAACACAATATTTGACGTTATCGGAGTACTTATCAACATATGATATAACGGAAATTTTAACCGAGGATCGGTCACAACTACGCATTACGTTAATGGAATCTATTAATGATATATTAAATAGCCAACAACAACTGTCTTTATTACTTAAAGCTCAGCACACGCAGTTGGGTAAGTTAATTGGTGAAACCGTAGATCAACAGGTAAAAATTAATCACTATCATCAAATTGCCACTTTGACTTAA
- the fliS gene encoding flagellar export chaperone FliS encodes MYQAGSKAYQQVSLETSVNQASPHQLIVLLFDGALNAIKLAKLYIEKGNIAGKGTAISKAINIIDNGLKSCLDMEKGGEIAANLDDLYHYISHQLVLANLHNDVAKLDSCYDLLNNIAQSWREIA; translated from the coding sequence ATGTATCAAGCCGGTTCAAAGGCTTATCAACAAGTTAGTTTAGAAACTAGTGTTAATCAAGCTTCACCACATCAGTTAATCGTATTGTTGTTTGACGGTGCGCTTAATGCCATAAAACTAGCTAAACTGTATATTGAAAAAGGTAATATTGCCGGCAAAGGTACAGCAATTTCTAAGGCAATCAATATTATTGATAATGGTTTAAAAAGTTGTTTAGATATGGAAAAAGGCGGGGAAATTGCAGCTAATTTGGATGATCTTTACCACTATATTAGTCATCAATTAGTATTGGCAAATCTACATAATGATGTAGCTAAGTTAGATAGCTGTTATGATTTATTAAATAATATCGCTCAATCTTGGCGAGAAATTGCGTAA
- the fliD gene encoding flagellar filament capping protein FliD — translation MSMSILGIGSGIDLNEVLDQLETAERMRLTPIKTQQKAINAKISAFGKLKSALTSFNSATEKLQKTDLFNSRQITGNDNFFTAKANSNAALGRYAIKIDQLATANSVATTATNDKTAQLGNDDESRTITIEQANGEKLEVTLNKDETSLEAISNAINNAKITHEDGTTSPSSVNATIVRSGAGDYQLVITSKETGEQNAITAISSSDQQLNAVMGFDSQNSEQSAMTEVAKAQDAHFTLNGIAVTSASNTIKDVVTGVDITLKEVTTTEQFLTVEADNSQAQTAIKEWVDAFNQLQSTMSSLTQFTAKDPNSAELNSSNGPLLGDATLRNIDQSIRSIFSKGQPGEISVLAQIGINMDSHGTLTIKENELNKALSTNSDAVAKLFTGDGQTTGIANEVFAKVSSFIDSDGTIDTVTNGLNSTLKSLEKRYDQVNQSIDQTLERYRTQFTQLDVMISSLDSMSNYLNTQFEMMKNLK, via the coding sequence ATGTCAATGAGTATACTTGGAATTGGTTCAGGGATTGATTTAAATGAAGTATTGGATCAATTAGAAACAGCAGAAAGAATGCGTTTAACGCCTATTAAAACACAACAAAAAGCGATCAATGCTAAAATTAGTGCTTTTGGTAAACTTAAAAGTGCCCTCACAAGTTTTAATTCTGCTACTGAAAAATTACAAAAGACTGATTTATTTAATAGCCGACAAATCACAGGCAATGATAATTTCTTTACGGCTAAAGCTAATAGTAATGCTGCATTAGGTCGTTATGCCATTAAGATTGATCAACTCGCAACAGCAAATTCGGTTGCTACAACGGCCACCAATGATAAAACGGCACAACTTGGCAATGATGATGAATCACGCACAATAACAATTGAACAAGCAAATGGTGAAAAACTTGAAGTTACCTTGAATAAAGATGAAACCTCTCTAGAAGCAATTTCCAATGCGATTAATAATGCCAAGATTACACATGAAGATGGTACGACTAGTCCTTCAAGTGTCAACGCCACGATAGTGCGTTCAGGTGCTGGTGATTATCAGTTAGTTATCACATCTAAAGAGACCGGTGAGCAAAACGCCATTACTGCTATTTCATCTAGCGATCAACAATTAAATGCGGTTATGGGTTTTGATAGCCAAAATAGCGAACAAAGTGCGATGACTGAAGTTGCTAAAGCACAAGATGCTCACTTTACCTTAAATGGAATCGCCGTAACAAGCGCAAGTAATACAATAAAAGATGTGGTAACAGGGGTTGATATCACATTAAAAGAAGTAACAACGACAGAACAATTCCTAACAGTTGAAGCGGATAATTCACAAGCACAAACTGCAATTAAAGAATGGGTGGATGCATTTAATCAACTTCAATCTACGATGTCTTCTTTAACCCAATTTACGGCTAAAGACCCCAATTCTGCTGAACTAAATAGTAGTAATGGTCCTTTATTAGGCGATGCAACGTTAAGAAATATTGATCAAAGTATTCGTTCGATATTTTCTAAGGGTCAACCTGGTGAAATCAGTGTGTTGGCGCAAATTGGTATAAATATGGATAGTCACGGCACATTAACCATCAAAGAAAATGAACTTAATAAAGCATTGAGTACAAATAGTGATGCAGTAGCAAAACTTTTTACCGGTGATGGTCAAACAACGGGTATTGCTAATGAGGTTTTTGCCAAAGTTAGCAGTTTTATTGATAGTGATGGAACAATTGATACAGTAACGAATGGTTTAAATAGCACTTTGAAATCATTAGAGAAACGTTATGATCAAGTCAATCAATCGATTGACCAAACCTTAGAACGTTATCGAACCCAGTTTACTCAACTTGATGTCATGATCAGTTCACTTGATAGTATGAGTAATTATTTAAATACACAATTTGAAATGATGAAAAATCTGAAGTAG
- a CDS encoding flagellin has product MAQVINTNTMSLVAKNNLNNSQSLLGTAIERLSSGMRINSAKDDAAGQAIANRFSSNIKGLTQAARNANDGISIAQTTEGALNEINNNVQRIRELTVQAANGTNSLSDLESIQNEIDQRLDEIDRVSKQTDFNGSKVLSEDKTLKIQVGANDGETIQINLKKIDSTELGLQNFNVSDAPTADPLKTIDAALSKIDALRGELGAVQNRFESTVNNINNTVNNLSSARSRIEDADYATEVSNMTRGQILQQAGTSVLAQANQVPQSVLSLLQ; this is encoded by the coding sequence ATGGCACAAGTAATTAATACCAATACCATGTCTTTGGTGGCGAAAAATAACCTAAATAATTCACAAAGTCTATTAGGTACTGCAATTGAGCGCCTTTCTTCTGGTATGCGTATCAATAGTGCAAAAGATGATGCAGCGGGTCAGGCAATTGCTAATCGTTTTTCTTCCAATATTAAAGGTCTTACTCAAGCAGCTCGTAATGCTAATGATGGTATCTCTATTGCTCAAACAACTGAAGGTGCATTAAACGAAATTAATAACAACGTTCAACGTATTCGTGAACTAACTGTACAAGCTGCAAATGGTACTAACTCTCTAAGTGACCTTGAATCAATTCAAAATGAAATCGACCAACGTTTAGATGAAATTGATCGCGTTTCTAAACAAACTGATTTTAATGGTTCAAAAGTACTTTCCGAGGATAAAACTCTAAAAATCCAAGTCGGTGCGAATGACGGCGAAACAATTCAAATCAATTTGAAAAAAATTGACAGCACTGAATTAGGTTTACAAAATTTCAATGTATCTGATGCTCCAACAGCAGATCCACTAAAAACAATTGATGCTGCATTATCTAAAATTGATGCATTACGTGGTGAACTTGGTGCGGTACAAAACCGATTCGAATCTACCGTTAACAACATCAACAATACTGTTAATAACTTAAGCTCTGCTCGTAGCCGAATCGAAGATGCTGATTATGCGACTGAAGTTTCTAACATGACTCGTGGTCAAATTTTACAACAAGCGGGTACATCTGTATTAGCACAAGCTAATCAAGTTCCACAATCAGTACTTTCTTTATTACAATAA
- the putP gene encoding sodium/proline symporter PutP codes for MMSLPMIVTFAIYIVGMIAIGLFAFYATKNFGDYVLGGRKIGSFVTALSAGASDMSGWLLMGLPGAVFLFGISQSWIAIGLIIGAYFNWLLIAGRLRVFTEVNHNSLTLPDYFARRFNDKSSLLRLISAIIILVFFTIYCASGVVAGAKLFQSTFGLSYGWAMLAGAGATIAYTFVGGFLAVSWTDTVQASLMMFALILTPIMVIISCGSFSDTIASIETLNPQYLNIFSNMNVITIISLLGWGLGYFGQPHILARFMAADSHEVMKNARRISMTWMILCLVGAITVGFFGIAYFSSHPQFAYLVNNDNHERIFIELSKLLFNPWMAGVLLAAILAAVMSTLSCQLLVCSSAITEDLYRAFLRPKAKQKELVWVGRFMVLLVAIIAILLALDPNNSVLNLVSHAWAGFGAAFGPLIIFSVFWHRMTRNGALAGMLIGALTVLLWIEYNWFNLYSLIPGFAFASIAIIVVSLLDKKPPEEVLDHFNTANKLYHNKG; via the coding sequence ATGATGTCTTTACCGATGATCGTTACGTTTGCTATCTATATCGTTGGGATGATTGCAATCGGACTTTTTGCATTTTATGCCACTAAGAATTTTGGCGACTATGTACTTGGAGGTCGAAAAATTGGCAGTTTTGTGACAGCTTTATCTGCTGGTGCTTCTGATATGAGTGGCTGGCTTTTAATGGGTTTACCCGGTGCGGTATTTTTATTTGGTATTTCTCAAAGCTGGATTGCTATTGGCCTCATTATCGGAGCTTATTTTAACTGGCTACTTATTGCTGGGCGTTTACGCGTATTTACTGAAGTGAACCATAACTCATTAACGTTACCCGATTATTTTGCACGTCGTTTTAACGATAAAAGTTCATTACTGCGCTTAATTTCTGCCATTATTATTTTAGTCTTTTTTACTATTTACTGTGCTTCTGGTGTGGTTGCAGGGGCAAAACTATTCCAAAGTACCTTTGGACTCAGTTATGGTTGGGCTATGTTAGCCGGCGCAGGGGCAACGATAGCCTATACATTTGTAGGTGGATTTTTGGCGGTTAGTTGGACGGATACCGTTCAAGCCAGTTTAATGATGTTTGCTTTAATTCTAACCCCCATTATGGTAATTATTTCTTGCGGTAGCTTTAGCGATACCATAGCTTCAATTGAAACACTAAATCCGCAGTATTTGAATATCTTTTCTAATATGAATGTGATTACTATTATTTCATTATTAGGGTGGGGATTAGGTTATTTTGGTCAACCGCATATTTTAGCGCGGTTCATGGCTGCTGATTCACATGAAGTTATGAAAAATGCTCGTCGTATTAGTATGACTTGGATGATTTTATGTTTAGTCGGTGCAATTACAGTTGGCTTCTTTGGTATTGCTTATTTTTCATCCCACCCGCAATTTGCATACTTGGTCAACAATGATAATCATGAACGTATTTTTATCGAACTGTCTAAGTTACTCTTTAATCCATGGATGGCAGGTGTATTATTAGCCGCCATTTTAGCAGCTGTTATGAGTACATTAAGTTGTCAGTTATTAGTATGCTCAAGCGCAATAACCGAAGATTTATACCGTGCATTTTTAAGACCAAAAGCGAAACAAAAAGAGTTAGTTTGGGTTGGACGATTTATGGTGCTATTAGTTGCCATCATCGCCATTTTATTAGCACTTGACCCGAATAATAGTGTATTAAATCTTGTCAGCCATGCATGGGCTGGTTTTGGCGCTGCATTCGGTCCATTAATTATTTTTTCAGTTTTCTGGCATCGAATGACACGTAATGGCGCTTTAGCGGGCATGTTGATTGGCGCATTAACCGTATTATTATGGATTGAATATAATTGGTTTAATCTTTATTCATTAATTCCAGGCTTTGCCTTTGCCTCTATTGCCATCATTGTGGTGAGTTTACTTGATAAAAAACCGCCTGAAGAAGTTTTGGATCATTTTAATACTGCTAATAAACTATACCATAACAAAGGGTAA
- the tyrS gene encoding tyrosine--tRNA ligase, which produces MAIDVIKQLQERGLIAQVTDETALTEQIMQGPIALYCGFDPTADSLHLGHLVPLLCLKRFQLAGHKPVALVGGATGLIGDPSFKAVERKLNTQDTVQDWADKIKQQVSPFLDFDSGDNAAIVANNYDWFGSMNVLDFLRDIGKFFSVNQMIAKESVKQRIDREDQGISFTEFSYSLLQSYDFASLNKQHKVILQIGGSDQWGNITAGIDLTRRLNQQQVYGLTVPLITKSDGTKFGKTESGAVWLDPKKTSPYKFYQFWINTADSDVYRFLKFFTFMSLDAINALEEEDKNSGVAPRAQQVLAEEVTKLVHGEQGLIAAKRITESLFSGSLKSLSQDDFAQLEQDGMPTVLLNTDADLQQALVNADLAPSRGQARTMIESNAISINGEKQSTADYKFSESDRLFGRYTLLRRGKKYYCLLIWQ; this is translated from the coding sequence ATGGCAATAGATGTGATCAAACAGCTTCAAGAAAGAGGATTAATTGCTCAAGTCACTGATGAAACAGCGCTAACCGAACAAATTATGCAGGGTCCGATTGCACTGTATTGTGGTTTTGATCCCACTGCTGATAGTTTACATTTAGGTCATTTAGTACCATTGCTCTGTTTGAAACGTTTCCAACTAGCTGGTCATAAACCTGTAGCATTAGTTGGTGGCGCAACTGGATTAATTGGTGATCCAAGTTTTAAAGCTGTTGAAAGAAAACTTAATACACAAGATACTGTTCAGGATTGGGCTGATAAGATTAAGCAGCAAGTGTCACCATTTTTAGATTTTGATAGTGGTGATAATGCGGCGATTGTTGCAAATAATTATGATTGGTTTGGTAGCATGAACGTGCTAGACTTTTTACGCGATATTGGTAAATTCTTCTCAGTTAATCAAATGATTGCTAAAGAATCTGTGAAACAGCGTATCGATCGTGAGGATCAAGGTATTTCATTTACTGAATTTTCATATAGCCTTTTGCAATCTTATGACTTTGCCAGCTTAAATAAACAGCATAAAGTAATATTACAAATTGGTGGCTCTGACCAATGGGGTAATATTACTGCCGGTATTGATCTAACACGTCGTTTAAATCAACAACAAGTCTATGGTTTAACTGTACCTTTAATTACCAAATCCGATGGCACTAAATTCGGTAAAACAGAAAGTGGTGCGGTATGGTTGGATCCGAAGAAAACCAGCCCATATAAGTTTTATCAATTTTGGATTAATACTGCCGATTCTGATGTTTATCGTTTCCTTAAATTCTTCACATTTATGTCTTTGGATGCTATTAATGCACTTGAAGAAGAAGATAAAAACAGCGGTGTCGCGCCACGTGCACAACAAGTGTTAGCTGAAGAAGTGACTAAACTTGTACACGGTGAACAAGGTTTAATTGCAGCAAAACGCATTACAGAAAGTCTTTTCTCTGGTTCGCTTAAATCATTATCACAAGATGATTTTGCACAACTTGAACAAGATGGTATGCCAACGGTTTTACTAAATACAGATGCTGACTTACAGCAAGCATTAGTCAATGCTGATTTAGCACCGTCACGTGGCCAAGCGCGTACAATGATTGAATCTAATGCTATTTCAATCAATGGCGAAAAGCAATCAACCGCAGATTATAAATTTAGTGAATCCGATCGATTATTTGGTCGTTATACGCTATTACGTCGCGGTAAAAAATACTATTGTTTATTAATTTGGCAGTAG
- a CDS encoding helix-turn-helix domain-containing protein, protein MSEENNADHEHVVSLGNKLSLLRQKLGLSQADIAAKLHLHSAIIEQIETDNIPNIPNVFIKSYIKSYAEIVGLPAEEYSPFLHIKSNQQPKRHMKNYSQKSQHKRLGKMIFFMTIITILIALGITWFSVWNDNNNNFIEISHYVSPPKEAVNNS, encoded by the coding sequence ATGAGCGAAGAAAATAACGCGGATCATGAACACGTTGTTTCATTAGGTAACAAGTTATCACTTTTACGCCAAAAATTAGGGTTATCCCAAGCTGATATCGCAGCAAAACTTCATCTTCATTCCGCTATAATTGAACAAATTGAAACAGATAATATACCGAATATCCCTAATGTGTTTATCAAAAGTTACATTAAATCGTATGCGGAAATCGTTGGTTTACCCGCTGAAGAGTATTCACCATTCTTACACATTAAGTCGAACCAACAACCCAAACGACATATGAAAAATTACTCTCAAAAATCGCAACATAAGCGATTAGGTAAAATGATTTTTTTTATGACAATCATAACCATTTTAATTGCATTGGGAATTACTTGGTTTTCGGTCTGGAATGATAACAACAATAATTTTATTGAAATTAGCCACTATGTTTCTCCTCCTAAAGAAGCCGTCAACAACAGTTAG
- the ispG gene encoding flavodoxin-dependent (E)-4-hydroxy-3-methylbut-2-enyl-diphosphate synthase: protein MSHKDSPIRRRESTRIYVGNVPIGNGAPIAVQSMTNTRTTDVASTVAQIKSLERVGVDIVRVSIPTMDAAEAFKSIKQQVNVPLIADIHFDYRIALKVAEYGVDCLRINPGNIGNENRIRAVVDCARDKNIPIRIGVNSGSLEKDIQERYGEPTPQAIVESAMRHVDILDRFNFDQFKVSVKASDVFTAIEAYRLLAKQIKQPLHLGITEAGGARSGSIKSAIGLGMLLSEGIGDTLRVSLAADPTEEVKVGFDILKSLRIRSRGINFIACPTCSRQEFDVIGTVNELERRLEDIIIPMDVSIIGCVVNGPGEALASTMGVAGGHNKSGFYEDGIRVDRIDNDSMIDVLEEKIRSKANLLKNRIKTKEL, encoded by the coding sequence ATGAGTCACAAAGATTCGCCAATTAGACGGCGGGAATCTACTCGAATCTATGTAGGAAATGTTCCCATTGGTAATGGTGCACCAATTGCTGTACAATCAATGACAAATACTCGAACAACTGACGTTGCTAGTACGGTGGCTCAGATTAAATCACTTGAAAGGGTGGGAGTTGATATTGTACGTGTATCCATTCCAACCATGGATGCAGCAGAGGCATTTAAGTCAATAAAACAGCAAGTGAATGTACCTCTTATCGCCGATATTCATTTTGATTATCGTATTGCTTTAAAAGTAGCTGAGTACGGCGTAGATTGTTTAAGAATTAATCCTGGCAATATTGGTAATGAGAACCGAATTCGAGCGGTAGTTGATTGTGCTCGTGATAAGAATATTCCTATACGTATTGGTGTTAATTCTGGTTCACTTGAAAAAGATATACAAGAAAGATATGGAGAGCCAACACCGCAGGCAATTGTGGAATCAGCCATGCGACATGTTGACATCCTTGATCGGTTTAACTTTGATCAATTTAAGGTTAGCGTAAAAGCATCTGATGTGTTTACCGCTATTGAAGCTTATCGATTATTGGCGAAGCAAATTAAACAACCATTGCATCTGGGTATAACTGAGGCGGGTGGTGCAAGAAGTGGTTCAATCAAATCAGCCATTGGTTTAGGTATGCTACTCTCGGAGGGGATTGGGGATACATTAAGAGTATCTTTGGCTGCTGATCCAACAGAAGAGGTTAAAGTCGGATTTGATATTTTAAAATCACTCCGTATCCGTTCACGGGGCATTAATTTTATAGCCTGTCCAACCTGTTCTCGACAAGAATTTGATGTTATTGGTACCGTTAATGAGTTGGAACGTCGCTTAGAGGATATTATTATTCCTATGGATGTTTCAATAATTGGTTGTGTTGTAAATGGTCCTGGTGAAGCACTAGCCTCAACGATGGGCGTTGCAGGTGGGCATAACAAAAGTGGCTTTTATGAAGATGGTATTCGCGTAGATCGTATAGATAATGATAGTATGATTGATGTGCTAGAAGAAAAAATCCGATCCAAAGCGAATTTATTAAAAAACCGGATTAAAACCAAAGAATTATAA